A genome region from Mercenaria mercenaria strain notata chromosome 11, MADL_Memer_1, whole genome shotgun sequence includes the following:
- the LOC123531303 gene encoding splicing factor 3B subunit 1-like, protein FADIEEQVRSIQARKQALNKENYEETSPEKQRVGLGAGGHFDTDIYGSTRSKFEGYHTYIPAEDAEDDDDVNPVETTGPVRSAAPLNALNDSLNDKEYDPMAEHRRAKISDREDDYMARRRQMIISPERYDPFADGGKTPDPQARTYHQIMQEKALAAQEKGLREQMKDKAKAGDLKAVNSAGSQKVQEKKKRRWDQPMSEEPAKKKASSWDQAEVGTPSQAKWDETPSKAKGSATPGATPGASTRMWDATPGHATPGAATPGRETPGHQATPSARRNRWDETPRAEATPGHTTPGGHQAGWAETPKTDRAGDLIEDTPTPAASKRRSRWDETPGAQTPTMTPGNMTPSMTPGGTTPGGMTPSGMSGMTTPGGGTPSGFTPGGLTPGGFTPSGVTPTGSKAMAMATPTPGHLMSMTPEQLQAYTWQREIDERNRPLGDDELDGMFPPGYKVLQPPTGYIPIRTPARKLIATPTPMAATPQGFRMQTPDHKTSVVDMQPKGNLPMMKPDDMQYFDKLLQDVDEESLSPEEQKERKIMKLLLKIKNGTPPMRKAALRQVTDKAREFGAGPLFNQILPLLMSPTLEDQERHLLVKVIDRILYKLDDLVRPYVHKILVVIEPLLIDEDYYARVEGREIISNLAKAAGLATMISTMRPDIDNMDEYVRNTTARAFAVVASALGIPSLLPFLKAVCKSKKSWQARHTGIKIVQQIAILMGCAILPHLKSLVEIIEHGLVDEQQKVRTITALALAALAEAATPYGIESFDSVLKPLWKGIRQHRGKGLAAFLKAIGYLIPLMDAEYANYYTREVMLILIREFQSPDEEMKKIVLKVVKQCCATDGVEPQYIKDEILPPFFKHFWNQRMALDRRNYRQLVDTTVEIANKVGAAEIIGRVVDDLKDEAEQYRKMVMETIEKVMANQGAADIDSRLEEQLIDGILYAFQEQTTEDVVMLNGFGTVVNALGKRVKPYLPQICGTILWRLNNKSAKVRQQAADLISRIAIVMKTCQEEKLMGHLGVVLYEYLGEEYPEVLGSILGALKAIVNVIGMTKMTPPIKDLLPRLTPILKNRHEKVQENCIDLVGRIADRGAEYVSAREWMRICFELLELLKAHKKAIRRATVNTFGYIAKAIGPHDVLATLLNNLKVQERQNRVCTTVAIAIVAETCSPFTVLPALMNEYRVPELNVQNGVLKSLSFMFEYIGEMGKDYIYAVTPLLEDALMDRDLVHRQTSMSAIQHMALGVFGFGCEDALVHLMNYVWPNVFETSPHVVQAFMGAIEGMRVGVGPSKVLQYALQGLFHPARKVRDVYWKVYNTVYIGAQDGMIPAYPRVPNDAKNNFLRYELDYIL, encoded by the exons TTTGCAGATATTGAAGAACAAGTCCGGAGCATACAGGCCAGAAAACAAGCTCTAAACAAAGAAAACTATGAAGAGACCTCACCAGAGAAGCAGCGAGTGGGTCTGGGTGCTGGTGGACATTTTGACACAGATATTTATGGGTCAACACGCAGTAAATTTGAAGGCTATCACACATATATCCCTGCAGAAGATGCAGAG GATGATGATGATGTAAATCCTGTAGAGACAACAGGGCCAGTGAGGTCAGCAGCACCCTTAAACGCTCTCAATGACTCACTTAACGACAAG GAATATGACCCCATGGCGGAGCATCGACGAGCAAAGATCTCGGACAGAGAAGATGATTACATGGCACGTCGCCGACAGATGATCATTTCACCAGAGAGATATGATCCATTTGCAGACG GTGGGAAGACCCCCGATCCACAGGCAAGAACATACCATCAGATTATGCAGGAGAAAGCTTTGGCTGCCCAGGAG AAAGGTTTACGTGAGCAGATGAAGGACAAGGCAAAGGCTGGAGACCTGAAGGCTGTCAACAGTGCTGGTTCTCAAAAGGTGCAGGAAAAGAAGAAACGAAGATGGGACCAGCCTATGAGCGAGGAACCAGCAAAGAAGAAAGCCTCATCTTGGGATCAGGCTGAAGTAGGAACACCATCACAG GCAAAATGGGATGAGACACCAAGTAAAGCTAAAGGATCAGCAACCCCAGGAGCCACACCAGGTGCAAGTACCAGAATGTGGGATGCCACTCCAGGACATGCTACCCCGGGGGCAGCCACACcaggacgtgaaaccccaggtcaCCAAGCCACACCCAGTGCTAGAAGAAATAGATGGGATGAGACACCAAGAGCTGAGGCTACACCAGGACACACGACTCCAGGAGGTCACCAGGCAGGATGGGCAGAAACGCCAAAAACTGATAGAGCGGGAGATTTGATTGAGGACACTCCTACTCCGGCAGCCAGTAAGAGACGATCACGTTGGGACGAAACTCCTGGTGCACAGACTCCAACAATGACTCCTGGAAATATGACCCCAAGCATGACCCCAGGAGGAACGACACCTGGCGGTATGACACCTAGCGGCATGAGTGGCATGACAACACCTGGGGGCGGGACACCTAGTGGTTTCACACCAGGGGGCCTCACACCTGGAGGTTTCACACCAAGTGGAGTTACCCCGACTGGATCTAAAGCAATGGCTATGGCAACCCCAACACCAGGACACTTAATGTCAATGACCCCGGAACAACTGCAGGCCTACACTTGGCAGAGGGAAATAGATGAACGAAACAGGCCACTCGGTGATGATGAACTGGATGGGATGTTCCCTCCAGGATATAAG GTTCTACAACCACCTACTGGTTACATCCCTATCAGAACCCCTGCCAGAAAGTTGATAGCCACTCCCACACCTATGGCGGCCACACCCCAGGGATTCAGAATGCAAACACCAGATCACAAAACATCAGTAGTGGATATGCAGCCTAAAG GAAATTTGCCAATGATGAAGCCAGATGacatgcagtattttgacaagcttCTACAAGATGTAGATGAGGAATCTCTGTCACCAGAGGAACAGAAAGAACGTAAAATCATGAAACTGCTTCTCAAGATCAAAAATGGAACTCCACCAATGAGAAAG GCTGCTCTCAGACAAGTAACAGACAAAGCTAGGGAGTTCGGGGCCGGACCCTTGTTCAACCAGATCCTGCCTCTTCTTATGTCGCCGACACTGGAGGATCAGGAACGCCATCTGTTGGTCAAGGTCATTGATCGTATCTTATACAAGCTTGATGATCTTGTGCGTCCATACGTGCACAAGATCCTGGTTGTGATAGAACCACTGTTGATTGATGAAGATTACTACGCTCGTGTAGAAGGCAGAGAAATCATATCTAATCTTGCTAag gCTGCAGGGCTGGCCACTATGATCTCCACCATGAGACCTGATATTGACAACATGGACGAGTACGTCCGTAACACGACAGCTCGAGCCTTCGCTGTAGTAGCCTCAGCTCTCGGCATACCGTCACTGCTTCCCTTCTTGAAAGCTGTATGTAAGAGTAAGAAGTCTTGGCAGGCTAGACATACTGGTATCAAGATTGTACAGCAGATTGCCATTCTTATGGGATGTGCCATTTTACCACATCTGAAGTCACTTGTTGAAATTATTGAACATG GTCTGGTTGATGAGCAGCAAAAAGTACGTACCATCACAGCTTTGGCCCTGGCTGCCCTGGCCGAGGCAGCTACACCATACGGTATTGAATCCTTCGACAGTGTGCTCAAACCTTTATGGAAGGGTATCAGACAACATAGAGGAAAG GGACTTGCTGCTTTCTTGAAAGCCATTGGTTACTTGATCCCATTGATGGATGCAGAATATGCAAACTACTACACCAGGGAAGTGATGTTGATTCTTATCCGAGAGTTTCAGTCTCCCGACGAGGAAATGAAGAAGATTGTGTTGAAAGTCGTTAAACAGTGTTGTGCCACAGATGGTGTTGAGCCTCAGTACATCAAAGATGAGATTCTACCACCATTCTTCAAACATTTCTGGAACCAGCGCATGGCTCTCGACAGGAGAAATTATCGACAG CTTGTAGACACTACAGTGGAGATAGCAAACAAAGTTGGGGCTGCTGAGATTATCGGACGAGTTGTGGATGACCTGAAAGATGAGGCGGAACAGTATAGAAAGATGGTAATGGAGACAATAGAGAAGGTGATGGCAAATCAGGGTGCTGCAGACATTGATTCAAGACTGGAAGAACAGCTGATTGACGGTATCCTGTATGCCTTCCAGGAACAGACGACAGAG GATGTTGTAATGTTGAATGGTTTTGGTACTGTTGTAAACGCCCTTGGTAAACGTGTGAAACCATACTTGCCTCAGATCTGTGGTACAATTCTATGGCGTCTCAATAATAAATCAGCCAAGGTGCGACAACAGGCAGCTGATCTTATCTCGAGGATCGCCATTGTCATGAAAACATGTCAGGAG GAGAAGTTAATGGGTCATCTTGGTGTTGTGTTATATGAGTACCTGGGAGAAGAATACCCAGAAGTATTGGGAAGTATCCTTGGAGCCTTGAAGGCCATTGTGAATGTGATTGGTATGACAAAAATGACCCCACCCATCAAAGATCTGTTACCTAGACTTACACCTATCCTGAAAAACAG ACATGAAAAGGTACAAGAGAACTGTATAGACCTTGTAGGTCGTATTGCTGACCGTGGAGCGGAATATGTGTCCGCTAGAGAATGGATGAGAATCTGTTTTGAATTGTTAGAACTGTTGAAAGCCCACAAGAAAGCTATCAGAAGAGCAACAGTCAACACATTTGGTTATATTGCAAAAGCTATTGG TCCCCATGACGTATTAGCTACATTACTCAACAATCTGAAGGTACAGGAACGACAGAATCGTGTGTGTACAACAGTAGCTATAGCTATCGTAGCAGAAACATGTTCACCATTCACAGTGTTACCCGCTTTAATGAATGAATATCGTGTACCAGAACTGAATGTACAAAATGGTGTGCTCAAATCTCTATCCTTTATGTTTGAATACATTGGTGAAATGGGAAAAGATTATATTTATGCAGTAACACCACTGTTAGAAGATGCTCTAATGGACAG AGATCTGGTACACAGACAGACTTCCATGTCAGCCATCCAGCACATGGCCCTTGGTGTGTTTGGTTTTGGTTGCGAGGATGCCCTTGTTCACCTGATGAACTATGTGTGGCCTAATGTGTTTGAAACCTCACCACATGTTGTTCAGGCATTTATGGGGGCCATTGAGGGCATGAGAGTAGGTGTAGGACCTTCAAAAGTACTGCAGTATGCTTTACAG GGTTTGTTTCATCCAGCACGTAAAGTTCGAGATGTCTATTGGAAAGTATATAATACTGTATATATTGGAGCACAAGATGGCATGATACCAGCCTATCCCAGGGTTCCTAATGATGCTAAAAATAACTTTCTCAGATACGAACTGGATTACATATTGTGA